From a region of the Paeniglutamicibacter cryotolerans genome:
- a CDS encoding ATP-dependent helicase, translating into MSQNIVSQDAETQPTPRFTPEELATLLGQHQPTKEQSSIISSPLEPLLVVAGAGSGKTATMADRVVWLVANGQVKPEQILGVTFTRKAAGELAQRIRGQLEKLARSGLLQLEDNEVLLDPSVSTYHSYANTLVQDHGLRIGVEPDTVLLGSAQAWQLAAEVVDAYTGDYEHLVSSKSTLIDSVVTFASECAEHLVDPLTAKEWTRDLVAHLESLPYRTDKKAAPSQEARKLLDKLRTRVTISELATAYATAKAERGVLDYGDLVALAARIARTVPAAADAERSRFKVVLLDEFQDTSHAQMVLFSCLYAQGHAVTAVGDPNQSIYGFRGASAGQLFRFPEEFPAVRGENRAPAAVAFLTTAWRNSKNVLEAANAISAPLNMVDPNHGSARVTVPPLVPSPFAGDGVVELCRHPTTGTEASALAARFIAERQRFLAEHGRTPTMSVLCRTRGQLAPIAQGLAEAGIPYEIVGLGGLLGMPEITDLVSTLRVLVEPGRSDALLRLISGARWRLGPADLMAFADWSRFLARRRDHAIRSGAATDVETADSAEGARVAEARAELNDAASLIEALDWLPHADWVSSDGRSLSTEGLSRLTRLRDEIRYLRGFVDDDLDSLLREAERSMLLDIEVAAKPGVGIHEARRHLDAFADVADDYARSGLRVDLLGFLTWLDAAAEQEGGLAVIQPEASPDTVQLLTIHASKGLEWDVVAVTGLNEGIFPTARDSRWTSGDSSLPWPLRGDRHDLPQWDTDQPSLFEALKAEGVFKSEVLAHGEDEERRLAYVALTRARTLLLCSATAWTGTRTKMTAPSRFMSDLLPLAEGQRPSAHIADWVEDDQAPEENPFREEPLESRWPYDPLEGPIIVGGGTVRPRRPGRRAALETAARSVIEATAALREEPEAGIVPATEQGNQWANEAELLVRRAETDQKAQRQAAMPQHVRASVFVDLATDAKSVVDEIRRPVPRRPGTAARRGTAFHAWLEEYFDSTGMLDLGDFMGAADAYIEDALGLEDMKAAFLASEWADRQPEIVEVAIETRIGPVSVRGRIDAVFRDPDGSWLLVDWKTGRVPSGEALRIKSLQLAVYRLGWARLKGIDVQDVKAAFYYVAQGKTIRPHDLADEADLEELVRTSMGQLAGMPDAGA; encoded by the coding sequence GTGAGCCAGAACATCGTGAGCCAGGACGCCGAAACCCAGCCCACCCCCCGTTTCACCCCGGAGGAACTTGCCACGCTGCTGGGACAGCACCAGCCCACCAAGGAGCAGTCGTCGATCATCTCCTCGCCGTTGGAACCGCTGCTGGTGGTCGCTGGCGCCGGATCGGGCAAGACGGCGACCATGGCCGACCGGGTGGTGTGGCTGGTAGCCAACGGACAGGTGAAACCGGAACAGATCCTCGGCGTGACATTCACCCGCAAGGCGGCCGGTGAGCTGGCCCAGCGCATCCGCGGACAGCTGGAGAAGCTCGCCCGCTCGGGACTGTTGCAGCTCGAGGACAACGAGGTGCTGCTTGACCCCTCGGTATCCACCTACCATTCATATGCCAACACCCTGGTCCAAGATCACGGGCTGCGCATCGGCGTGGAACCCGATACGGTGCTGCTCGGCTCGGCCCAGGCCTGGCAGCTGGCGGCGGAGGTGGTCGACGCCTACACCGGTGACTATGAGCATCTGGTCTCCTCCAAGTCGACGCTGATCGACTCGGTGGTGACGTTCGCCTCCGAATGCGCCGAGCATCTGGTCGACCCGCTGACCGCCAAGGAATGGACGCGGGACCTGGTCGCGCACCTCGAATCCCTCCCATACCGCACCGATAAGAAGGCAGCTCCCTCGCAGGAGGCCCGCAAGTTGCTGGACAAGCTGCGCACTCGGGTGACCATCTCCGAATTGGCCACCGCCTACGCCACTGCCAAGGCCGAGCGCGGGGTGTTGGACTACGGCGATCTGGTGGCCCTGGCGGCCCGGATCGCCCGGACCGTTCCCGCCGCGGCGGATGCCGAACGTTCCCGCTTCAAGGTGGTCCTGCTCGACGAATTCCAGGACACCTCCCACGCACAGATGGTGCTCTTCTCCTGCCTGTATGCGCAGGGCCACGCGGTGACCGCGGTAGGGGACCCGAACCAATCCATCTACGGCTTCCGCGGCGCATCGGCGGGCCAGCTCTTCCGCTTCCCCGAGGAATTCCCAGCGGTCCGCGGTGAGAATCGGGCCCCTGCGGCCGTCGCGTTCCTGACCACGGCCTGGCGCAACTCGAAGAACGTGCTCGAGGCCGCCAACGCGATCTCGGCGCCGCTGAACATGGTGGACCCGAACCACGGCAGCGCCCGTGTCACCGTTCCTCCGTTGGTGCCCAGCCCCTTTGCCGGGGACGGCGTGGTGGAACTTTGCCGCCACCCCACCACCGGGACCGAGGCCTCGGCGCTGGCTGCCCGCTTCATCGCCGAACGCCAGCGCTTCCTAGCTGAACACGGGCGCACCCCGACCATGTCGGTACTCTGCCGCACCCGCGGCCAGTTGGCCCCGATCGCGCAGGGACTGGCCGAGGCCGGGATCCCGTATGAGATTGTGGGCCTGGGAGGGTTGCTCGGAATGCCCGAAATCACCGACCTGGTCTCCACCCTGAGGGTCCTGGTCGAACCCGGCCGCTCAGATGCGCTACTGCGTCTGATCTCCGGTGCCCGGTGGCGGCTGGGCCCGGCAGACCTGATGGCTTTTGCCGACTGGTCCCGCTTCCTGGCCCGGCGCCGCGACCATGCCATCCGGTCCGGAGCGGCAACCGACGTGGAAACGGCCGACAGTGCCGAAGGCGCCCGCGTTGCCGAGGCCAGAGCCGAACTTAACGACGCTGCAAGCCTCATCGAGGCCCTGGACTGGCTGCCGCATGCCGACTGGGTCAGCTCGGACGGACGCTCGCTGAGCACCGAGGGCCTGTCTCGTCTGACTCGGCTGCGCGATGAAATTCGCTACCTGCGCGGGTTCGTCGACGACGACCTTGATTCGCTGCTGCGTGAGGCCGAACGGTCCATGCTGCTGGACATCGAAGTGGCTGCCAAGCCGGGCGTGGGCATCCACGAGGCCCGCCGGCACCTTGACGCGTTTGCCGACGTGGCTGACGACTACGCGCGCAGCGGGCTGCGCGTGGACCTGTTGGGCTTCCTCACCTGGCTGGATGCCGCTGCCGAACAGGAGGGGGGACTGGCAGTGATTCAGCCCGAAGCCAGCCCCGACACCGTACAGCTGCTGACCATCCACGCCTCCAAGGGCCTGGAATGGGACGTGGTGGCGGTGACCGGCCTGAACGAGGGCATTTTCCCCACGGCGCGGGACTCGCGCTGGACCAGCGGGGACTCCTCACTGCCCTGGCCGCTGCGTGGTGACCGGCACGACCTGCCGCAATGGGACACCGACCAGCCGAGCCTCTTCGAGGCCCTCAAGGCGGAGGGGGTCTTCAAATCCGAAGTGCTGGCCCATGGCGAGGACGAGGAACGCCGGTTGGCGTATGTGGCTCTGACCCGTGCCCGGACACTGCTATTGTGCTCGGCCACGGCTTGGACCGGGACCCGGACCAAGATGACTGCCCCCTCGAGGTTCATGAGCGACCTGCTGCCGCTGGCCGAGGGGCAGCGCCCCAGCGCGCACATCGCCGACTGGGTCGAGGACGACCAGGCGCCGGAGGAGAACCCGTTCCGGGAGGAACCGCTTGAATCACGCTGGCCCTATGATCCACTCGAGGGCCCGATTATCGTCGGTGGGGGAACGGTCCGGCCACGCCGCCCGGGCCGCCGCGCGGCGCTGGAAACCGCCGCGCGCTCAGTCATCGAGGCCACCGCCGCATTGCGCGAGGAACCGGAAGCCGGCATTGTCCCCGCCACGGAACAGGGCAACCAATGGGCGAATGAGGCCGAACTACTGGTGCGCCGGGCGGAGACCGACCAGAAGGCCCAACGCCAGGCGGCGATGCCGCAGCACGTGCGGGCCTCGGTGTTCGTGGACCTGGCGACGGACGCCAAGTCTGTGGTTGATGAGATCCGCCGTCCGGTACCGCGCCGACCGGGTACGGCAGCGCGCCGCGGAACCGCCTTCCACGCGTGGCTGGAGGAATACTTCGACTCCACCGGGATGCTGGACCTGGGAGATTTCATGGGTGCCGCGGATGCCTACATCGAGGATGCGCTGGGACTCGAAGACATGAAGGCGGCATTCCTCGCCTCCGAATGGGCCGACCGTCAACCGGAGATCGTGGAGGTCGCCATCGAGACCCGCATCGGCCCGGTATCTGTGCGCGGGCGCATCGATGCGGTGTTCCGGGACCCCGACGGGTCCTGGCTGCTGGTGGACTGGAAGACCGGACGGGTGCCCAGTGGGGAAGCGCTGCGGATCAAGTCGCTGCAGCTGGCGGTGTACCGGCTGGGCTGGGCCAGATTGAAGGGCATCGACGTCCAGGACGTGAAGGCGGCGTTCTACTATGTCGCCCAGGGCAAGACGATCCGCCCGCATGACCTCGCGGACGAAGCGGACCTCGAAGAGTTGGTCAGGACATCCATGGGCCAGCTGGCCGGGATGCCTGACGCCGGAGCTTAA
- a CDS encoding phosphotransferase — MELAAIATAAVPGLAPTGVAGVPDGGDDFDSVLIVDAQKNRWRVRSPRHEEASMRLEAELTALRTFSPNLRASLPFQLPSVAGTVRQGSLRTFVYHHLPGGYYDLDSLVGLGSKTAADIGTVMAAIHALPDTVVERSDLPTYTADLIRQRRLNELDQSATTGMIPSRLLRRWEHALEDVALWRFNTTVVHGDLHEDQLLLEDGKVVAVTGWTDLHVGDPADDFAWLAAVSDQSFADTALEAYVRVRGDKADPHIMRRAALAAEFALAQWLAKAIGSGDPARIAEAKGMLTDLDEDIAEHGGQPISVVEPPRPPRTEAPTMRAAEPAAAPQPALEPQDEDEPEDEADEPTPQPVPVKPVALVDPGPATDAIPLIRRALQSESTADDRDTAVDAEPSTSAIPLLEAKRLAEEPPEAKGTDSDEGPQPA; from the coding sequence ATGGAACTTGCTGCCATCGCGACCGCTGCGGTCCCCGGTTTGGCACCTACGGGCGTTGCCGGTGTCCCCGACGGCGGGGACGATTTTGATTCGGTCCTCATCGTGGACGCCCAGAAGAACCGCTGGCGCGTCCGTTCGCCACGCCACGAGGAAGCCAGCATGCGGCTAGAAGCCGAGCTGACCGCGCTGCGTACCTTCTCCCCGAACCTGCGCGCCTCCCTGCCCTTCCAGCTTCCCTCGGTCGCCGGAACTGTGCGCCAGGGTTCGCTGCGCACGTTCGTCTACCACCATTTGCCCGGCGGATACTACGATCTTGATTCGCTCGTCGGGCTGGGCTCCAAGACGGCCGCAGACATCGGCACCGTCATGGCCGCGATCCATGCACTGCCCGATACGGTGGTGGAACGCTCGGACCTTCCCACCTACACGGCCGACCTGATCCGCCAACGCAGGCTGAACGAACTCGACCAGTCGGCCACCACCGGCATGATCCCCTCACGGCTGCTTCGTCGCTGGGAACATGCGCTGGAGGACGTGGCGCTGTGGCGTTTCAACACCACAGTGGTCCATGGGGACCTGCATGAGGACCAGCTGCTGCTCGAAGACGGCAAGGTCGTTGCCGTCACCGGGTGGACCGACCTGCACGTGGGCGACCCGGCCGATGACTTCGCCTGGCTCGCCGCCGTCTCTGACCAGTCGTTCGCAGACACCGCATTGGAGGCCTACGTCCGCGTCCGCGGCGACAAGGCGGACCCGCACATCATGCGTCGCGCAGCGCTGGCGGCCGAGTTCGCGCTCGCCCAGTGGTTGGCCAAGGCCATTGGCTCCGGTGATCCGGCGCGCATTGCGGAGGCCAAGGGCATGCTGACCGACTTGGACGAGGACATTGCCGAGCACGGCGGCCAGCCGATCAGCGTCGTCGAACCCCCGCGTCCGCCGCGCACTGAGGCACCGACGATGCGCGCTGCCGAGCCTGCCGCCGCTCCTCAGCCTGCCTTGGAGCCGCAAGACGAAGACGAGCCCGAGGACGAGGCCGACGAGCCGACGCCGCAGCCGGTCCCGGTCAAGCCCGTAGCGCTGGTTGATCCGGGACCCGCCACCGATGCGATCCCGCTGATTCGGCGGGCACTACAGTCCGAATCCACAGCCGATGACCGGGACACTGCCGTTGATGCCGAGCCGTCGACCTCGGCCATTCCGTTGCTCGAGGCCAAGCGGCTGGCCGAGGAACCGCCGGAGGCGAAGGGCACCGACTCCGACGAAGGTCCGCAGCCGGCCTAG
- the nudC gene encoding NAD(+) diphosphatase, producing MIFAKPQPDSNYPALGDLPLSRTEVDRGCERRTDEGWLPSLLVAPGTRILILVAGRAHVHDGTLVFVDAADVPDGALYVYLGSAGGTEMVLAAFHEAPAGLATSVQWLGLRDVAAGLSARDAGLFVEAVAIANWHTGHKHCPRCGAALEVVQSGWVRRCPADGSLHFPRTDPAIIVAITDESDRLLLGANAQWGGKRYSTLAGFVEPGESLEAAVIREVAEESGVAVTDPRYMGSQPWPFPCSLMLGFTARATSTDLVPDGEEIIDLRWFTREELAEEVRTGQIGVPMGVSISSALIENWYGGTLPEPETLEN from the coding sequence ATGATCTTTGCGAAGCCCCAGCCCGACAGCAACTACCCGGCACTCGGTGACCTGCCACTGTCCCGGACCGAGGTGGACCGCGGATGCGAACGGCGCACGGACGAGGGCTGGCTGCCCTCCCTGCTGGTGGCTCCCGGCACCCGCATCCTCATCCTGGTTGCGGGGCGCGCACACGTCCACGACGGAACGCTGGTCTTCGTGGACGCTGCCGACGTGCCGGATGGTGCGCTGTATGTCTACCTGGGCTCCGCAGGCGGAACCGAAATGGTTCTGGCGGCCTTCCACGAGGCGCCAGCGGGCCTGGCCACTTCGGTTCAATGGCTGGGCCTGCGCGACGTCGCGGCAGGTCTCTCTGCGCGCGATGCGGGACTCTTCGTCGAGGCCGTGGCCATCGCCAACTGGCACACGGGACACAAGCACTGCCCGCGCTGCGGCGCGGCACTGGAGGTGGTCCAGAGCGGCTGGGTCCGCAGGTGCCCAGCCGACGGATCCCTGCACTTCCCGCGGACCGATCCAGCGATCATCGTGGCCATCACCGATGAATCCGACAGGTTGCTGCTAGGGGCCAACGCCCAATGGGGTGGAAAGCGATATTCGACGCTCGCTGGCTTCGTTGAACCCGGTGAATCGCTGGAGGCGGCGGTCATCCGCGAGGTGGCCGAGGAATCCGGCGTCGCCGTGACCGACCCGCGTTACATGGGTTCCCAGCCATGGCCCTTCCCCTGCTCGCTGATGCTCGGCTTCACGGCCCGCGCCACCAGCACCGATCTGGTCCCGGACGGCGAGGAGATCATTGACCTGCGCTGGTTCACCCGCGAGGAACTCGCGGAGGAGGTCCGCACGGGGCAGATCGGGGTGCCCATGGGCGTCTCCATCTCCAGCGCGCTGATAGAAAACTGGTACGGCGGGACGCTACCGGAACCCGAAACGCTGGAGAACTAG
- a CDS encoding ATP-dependent DNA helicase UvrD2: protein MESIEERILAGLDDEQRQVATTLTGPLCVLAGAGTGKTRAITHRIAYGVHSGVYQPGQVLAVTFTARAAGEMRSRLRDLGAGGVQARTFHAAALRQLQYFWPQAIGGELPGIVDYKAPLLTEAARRLRLNTDRASIRDLASEIEWAKVSMLTPEGYVAAATAADRGEPGGLDPITISRLFQAYEDVKTDRRYIDFEDVLLLTVGILDDDPRVAASVRDQYRHFVVDEYQDVSPLQQRILDLWLGGREELCVVGDSSQTIYSFTGATPRHLLEFTTRHPQAQVVKLVRDYRSTPQVVSLANRLLAARRPEPGVPDRNVSWPTPLELIAQRDNGPAPEYTECKDDDAEAAHVAARIRDLIASGVPAAEIAVLYRTNGQSEAYEQALSALGIGYLLRGGERFFQRREVRDGILQLRAASRTPAEESVPQLTRDILASLGYTSAAPSGGGAVREKWESLAALVALAEELSEARSGGETPFTLRDFVSELEERSASQHAPTVQGVTLASLHSAKGLEWDAVFLVGLSEGLMPISFADDQAGYDEERRLLYVGITRARKHLSLSWSLARTAGGRAHRRPSRYLDGLRPPGSGRTQAKPVTARRKLAAPATCRVCGTTLSAAAERKLNRCRNCPAGYDEAVFEGLRSWRLNIAQENSIPAFVIFTDATLMAIAEANPADINALAQISGVGRSKLEKYGEDVLGILGQGDGPA from the coding sequence ATGGAGTCCATTGAGGAACGGATCCTGGCGGGCCTGGACGACGAACAGCGTCAGGTTGCCACGACGCTGACCGGACCGCTGTGCGTGCTGGCCGGCGCCGGGACCGGCAAGACCCGGGCCATCACCCATCGCATCGCCTATGGCGTGCACTCCGGGGTCTACCAGCCCGGTCAGGTCCTGGCCGTCACCTTCACCGCCCGCGCGGCCGGAGAAATGCGTTCGCGCCTGCGCGACTTGGGTGCCGGCGGCGTTCAGGCCCGCACCTTCCACGCCGCCGCGCTGCGCCAACTGCAGTACTTCTGGCCCCAGGCCATCGGCGGGGAACTGCCGGGCATCGTGGACTACAAGGCACCCCTGCTCACCGAGGCGGCCCGCCGCCTCCGGCTGAACACCGACCGCGCCAGCATCCGGGACCTTGCCTCGGAGATCGAATGGGCCAAGGTCTCCATGCTCACCCCCGAAGGGTACGTGGCCGCCGCCACGGCGGCGGACCGAGGGGAACCCGGTGGGCTGGACCCGATCACCATCTCCCGGCTTTTCCAGGCTTACGAGGATGTGAAGACCGACCGCCGCTACATCGACTTCGAAGACGTGCTGCTGCTGACGGTGGGCATCCTCGACGACGACCCGCGCGTCGCGGCTTCGGTCCGCGACCAATACCGCCACTTCGTGGTGGATGAGTACCAGGATGTTTCCCCGCTCCAGCAGCGGATTCTTGACCTGTGGCTGGGCGGGCGCGAGGAGCTCTGCGTGGTCGGCGACTCCAGCCAGACCATCTACTCCTTCACCGGGGCTACCCCGCGCCACCTGCTCGAATTCACCACCCGACACCCGCAGGCGCAGGTAGTCAAGCTGGTGCGCGACTACCGCTCCACTCCGCAGGTCGTTTCATTGGCCAACCGCCTGCTCGCCGCCCGACGCCCCGAACCGGGCGTCCCGGACCGCAACGTGTCCTGGCCGACCCCGCTGGAGCTCATCGCCCAGCGCGATAACGGTCCGGCCCCCGAATACACCGAATGCAAGGACGACGATGCCGAGGCCGCACATGTGGCGGCGCGCATCCGCGACCTGATCGCCTCCGGTGTCCCGGCCGCCGAGATAGCGGTGCTGTATCGCACCAACGGCCAGTCCGAGGCTTACGAGCAGGCACTATCGGCGCTGGGCATCGGCTACCTGTTGCGCGGCGGCGAACGCTTCTTCCAGCGTCGCGAAGTCCGCGACGGCATCCTGCAATTGCGTGCTGCCTCCCGCACCCCGGCCGAGGAATCGGTCCCGCAGCTGACCCGCGACATCCTCGCCTCGCTGGGCTACACCTCGGCGGCTCCCAGTGGCGGCGGAGCCGTCCGCGAGAAGTGGGAGTCGCTGGCGGCGTTGGTGGCGCTGGCCGAGGAACTGAGCGAGGCTCGCTCCGGCGGTGAGACCCCCTTTACGCTGCGTGACTTCGTCTCCGAGCTGGAGGAGCGGTCCGCCTCGCAGCATGCGCCCACGGTCCAGGGCGTCACGCTGGCCTCATTGCACTCGGCCAAGGGTCTGGAATGGGACGCAGTGTTCCTAGTCGGGCTCTCCGAGGGCCTGATGCCGATCTCCTTCGCCGATGACCAGGCCGGCTACGACGAGGAACGGCGCCTGCTCTATGTGGGCATCACCCGGGCACGCAAACACCTGTCGCTGAGCTGGTCGCTGGCCCGGACCGCCGGCGGCCGGGCCCACCGGCGCCCCTCGCGCTACCTGGACGGGCTGCGTCCACCGGGATCGGGCCGGACCCAGGCCAAACCCGTGACGGCGCGCAGGAAGCTCGCTGCCCCGGCGACCTGCAGGGTCTGCGGCACGACGCTGTCGGCCGCTGCCGAGCGCAAGCTCAACCGTTGCAGGAACTGTCCGGCGGGATACGACGAGGCGGTCTTCGAGGGGCTGCGGTCTTGGCGGCTGAACATCGCCCAGGAGAATTCGATCCCCGCGTTCGTGATCTTCACCGACGCCACCCTGATGGCCATCGCCGAGGCCAATCCGGCGGACATCAACGCCCTGGCCCAGATCTCGGGTGTGGGCCGCTCCAAGCTGGAGAAATACGGCGAAGACGTACTGGGGATCCTGGGGCAGGGCGACGGCCCCGCCTGA